A genomic segment from Scomber japonicus isolate fScoJap1 chromosome 11, fScoJap1.pri, whole genome shotgun sequence encodes:
- the LOC128367602 gene encoding protein mono-ADP-ribosyltransferase PARP4-like, whose amino-acid sequence MDRDEPMKFLGEEDFLLGSSHPPPPPPPPFLGSSHPPPPPPPPPPFLGSSHPPPPPPPSLGSSHPPPPPPPPPPFLGSSHPLPPPPPPPAPRRGKSLFSQLQQIGTPHPPPPLELSPPPPPLPPGLFISGSASTHMSHTDIMDFPPEPMEHTSALDASLVGFGGGFCSTKRTKGTRRRKADELPSLRSMSTVPENQTFKWMKIFQRQHSEGYWELTSELGQLMNVNLDLFANVFLKNKGIQSLGLKAHADILRLVATLLVLQLMRVEKLEEGKLLRTLFRLNDSSQPRPERWEEVKRAVDWVRWADWQYPCVYSRLEFGSSWESCTRQLLGYEGLPPFSPLSGLKLQQTPGPLLVH is encoded by the exons ATGGACAGAGATGAACCGATGAAATTTCTTGGTGAAGAAGATTTTCTCCTGGGCTCttcccatcctcctcctcctcctcctcctcctttcctggGCTCttcccatcctcctcctcctcctcctcctcctcctcctttcctggGCTCttcccatcctcctcctcctcctcctccttccctggGCTCttcccatcctcctcctcctcctcctcctcctcctcctttcctggGCTCTtcccatcctcttcctcctcctcctcctcctcccgctcCCCGTCGGGGCAAATCCTTATTTTCCCAACTCCAACAAATAGGAACTCCACATCCACCTCCCCCTCTTGagctttctcctcctcctcctcctcttcctcctggatTGTTTATCAGTGGGAGTGCATCCACCCATatgtcacacactgacataATGGATTTTCCCCCTGAGCCTATGGAACACACATCTGCACTTGACGCAAGCCTCGTAGGATTTGGAGGGGGATTCTGTTCCACAAAACGTACAAAAGGAACGAGAAGAAGGAAGGCTGATGAGCTGCCCTCCTT GAGGAGCATGTCCACTGTTCCTGAAAACCAGACGTTCAAATGGATGAAGATTTTCCAAAGGCAGCATTCA GAGGGCTACTGGGAGTTAACCTCAGAACTGGGGCAATTGATGAATGTCAACCTAGACTTGTTTGCCAACGTGTTCCTGAAAAACAAGGGCATCCAGTCTCTAG GTTTGAAAGCCCATGCTGACATCCTGAGGCTGGTGGCGACCCTTCTCGTTCTGCAGCTGATGAGGGTGGAGAagctggaggaaggaaaactGCTCCGCACGCTTTTCCGCCTGAACGACTCCTCACAGCCCAG GCCTGAGCGGTGGGAGGAAGTGAAGAGGGCAGTGGACTGGGTTCGCTGGGCCGACTGGCAGTACCCATGCGTCTACAGCCGGCTGGAGTTTGGTTCGAGTTGGGAATCCTGCACTCGTCAGCTGCTGGGCTATGAaggcctccctcccttctcacCTCTCAGTGGTCTGAAACTGCAGCAGACCCCAGGGCCTCTGCTAGTCCACTGA